The following proteins come from a genomic window of Fontisubflavum oceani:
- a CDS encoding lipoyl protein ligase domain-containing protein yields the protein MPHAPWRLVISRDAYPAFSTSTSPAIEQAVVAGDVPSTVILNFFKDDGITIGVNEDPTQVLDLDFCHEKGIQVMRRVNGGGAVYGGKGSAFLVLILRQSDADLPVTAGLAFPRVLTSMAEVLERRFGIAARYRPLNDVEVEGRKLMPTSVKIENGVMTFRLLLNISGIDTDLAGTAMPMPPEKTRDKVHKTLQSRFTYLEQEVGRAVGEDELIALSHDLMADAFGVSDLTPGELTDAERISAQTFFKELSQDDWFYGKSLALRLGDDTLPGDRVGHGREKAPGGLIWASLVVRDGVIHHAVLNGDWHPRPIESVSWCEQGFRGVAATEAAIEAYLRDFLAREDVEWAGVELSHLMTALGKALDGATSEMST from the coding sequence ATGCCCCACGCCCCCTGGCGCCTGGTGATCTCGCGTGACGCATACCCTGCGTTCTCCACCTCGACATCTCCGGCCATTGAACAGGCGGTTGTGGCGGGCGACGTGCCGTCGACCGTGATCCTCAATTTCTTCAAGGATGATGGGATCACCATTGGCGTGAATGAAGACCCAACCCAGGTTCTCGACCTGGATTTCTGCCATGAGAAGGGCATCCAGGTGATGCGCCGGGTGAATGGCGGCGGCGCGGTCTATGGCGGCAAAGGGTCGGCGTTTTTGGTGTTGATCCTGCGCCAATCCGATGCCGATTTGCCGGTTACAGCGGGGCTGGCCTTCCCCAGGGTCCTGACCAGCATGGCCGAGGTTTTGGAGCGCCGTTTTGGCATCGCCGCAAGGTATCGACCACTGAATGATGTCGAGGTGGAGGGGCGGAAACTTATGCCCACCTCGGTGAAGATCGAAAACGGCGTCATGACCTTCCGTCTGCTCCTGAATATCAGTGGGATCGACACTGATCTGGCTGGCACAGCAATGCCGATGCCACCGGAAAAGACCCGCGACAAAGTGCATAAAACGCTGCAATCCCGCTTTACCTATCTCGAACAAGAGGTTGGTCGTGCCGTTGGGGAAGACGAGTTGATCGCCTTATCCCATGATCTGATGGCCGATGCGTTCGGCGTCTCCGATCTGACGCCTGGGGAGCTGACCGATGCGGAACGCATCTCGGCGCAGACGTTTTTCAAGGAGCTCAGTCAAGATGACTGGTTCTATGGCAAAAGCCTCGCCCTGCGCCTCGGCGACGACACGCTGCCTGGCGATCGCGTCGGGCATGGGCGGGAAAAGGCACCGGGCGGCTTGATCTGGGCCAGCCTGGTCGTCCGGGACGGGGTGATCCACCACGCGGTTTTGAACGGGGATTGGCACCCGCGCCCGATCGAAAGCGTCAGCTGGTGCGAGCAAGGATTTCGGGGCGTGGCCGCCACGGAAGCTGCCATCGAGGCCTATCTCAGGGACTTCCTGGCGCGCGAGGACGTGGAATGGGCCGGGGTTGAGCTTTCTCATCTCATGACGGCCCTTGGCAAAGCCTTGGACGGCGCAACATCGGAGATGTCGACATGA